The genomic interval AGTCCTGGGTCGCACGAAACGACAAAAAATGCAACACAAAAAAATGTAATTATTTTAATCAATGGTTTCATAGTTTCCTTTATTATCAATTTGTTTTTTATTGAACGGTCAAAGTCCTTTTCGTTATGTATTTGTTGTTTTCTTTCCAAACTACACCGTCTTTTCGTCCTGCTTTTAAAGTTATAACGTAAGTTCCGCTTGAACTAAATATATGTGTAACTGTCGGTTCACCTAACAATGTCGTGTCGGGTGTTCCGTCACCAAAATTCCATTCGTATGAATAGCCACCGTGTTTAGTGCAAGTTGCGTTAAATGTTACACTTGTTGAAGTAGTTATGTTTGTCGGTGAAAAGTCAAAACACGCTTCTGTCGGTTTAGCACAAGAACTTAAAACCAAAATCATTGTTGTCAATATGTAAAAACAGTTTTTCATTTTGTCCTCTGTCTGTTTATGTTGCGTGGTCGTCCTAACATTGCCACTAACTCATTTATACACGCTACAAACCTGCCTAAAATGTTCCAATTGGGCCAAATAGGCGCAGGTTTGTTACGTAAAGCTAATGTACTTAAAATAACTATAAATCATCAAATAGACGCCGAATAGTTTGACTCGTGGATTTATGGTTATTTTAGTTTTGACTCTTCCCAATCAAACCCATCATTCATACAGCTTACCTCACCCTGTTTACCATTCACCGATTTTCGATTTTATAGCCGAAATTCTCCCACTACTTTCGCTTCGCTAACAAACGTTAAAAAATGAAGTTTTTTTAGTTCGGTAATTTTCGAACTAAAAAAACTGATTACTTTTGCGCGAACAAACTAGCAGTATGACAAACGTAGCATTAACAGAAGAACAAAGAGAGCTCATTGAAAGAATGGGGGTTTTCTATGAACAACATGGAGTTCCGCCCATGGAAGGTCGTATCATGTCCTTGCTCGTTGTTTGCGATGAACCTGAATTAACATTTGATCAAATCCGAGAATTACTTGGAATTAGCAAAAGCACTACCAGTTCGGCGTTGAATATGCTCCAATTGACGCAACGAGTCATCTATAAAACAAAACCCGGAGATCGGAAACGTTATTTTACGAGTAACATCGCTCAATGGCAAGAAGGTTTTGCAGAAAACTTTCAGAAATTTTTTGGCGTG from Fluviicola taffensis DSM 16823 carries:
- a CDS encoding GbsR/MarR family transcriptional regulator is translated as MTNVALTEEQRELIERMGVFYEQHGVPPMEGRIMSLLVVCDEPELTFDQIRELLGISKSTTSSALNMLQLTQRVIYKTKPGDRKRYFTSNIAQWQEGFAENFQKFFGVIKIMKEALNQRTTITTEFNKQMAEFIEFIEYLSIEFPKLYMDWLNRNTNNKNN
- a CDS encoding PKD domain-containing protein codes for the protein MKNCFYILTTMILVLSSCAKPTEACFDFSPTNITTSTSVTFNATCTKHGGYSYEWNFGDGTPDTTLLGEPTVTHIFSSSGTYVITLKAGRKDGVVWKENNKYITKRTLTVQ